The following proteins are co-located in the Sphingorhabdus lutea genome:
- a CDS encoding tail tape measure protein, which yields MNRDIDELVIAIRADTGGFARDLQSMKTQLDGPFADGLERAGRGLERGLLSAIERGKFGFEDLRKIALSVLSDIASSAIKSGIGTIFGASAGGQSVGISGILGSLGQVAAAALGAPGRATGGPVSSGRAYMVGENGPELFVPSSGGNIVPQISGRGANVNININVSDNGRGSAPDSLRKSSRQIARQVRQALSS from the coding sequence ATGAATAGGGATATTGATGAACTTGTCATCGCCATACGCGCCGACACGGGCGGCTTTGCCCGCGATTTACAAAGCATGAAGACCCAGCTTGACGGGCCATTTGCCGATGGGTTGGAACGGGCGGGCCGCGGGCTTGAACGCGGGTTATTAAGCGCGATAGAGCGGGGCAAATTTGGTTTTGAGGATTTGCGTAAAATTGCATTATCGGTTTTGTCCGATATTGCATCCTCTGCGATTAAATCGGGTATTGGGACAATATTTGGCGCCAGTGCAGGGGGGCAAAGCGTCGGGATAAGCGGGATTTTGGGCAGTTTGGGCCAAGTTGCCGCGGCGGCATTGGGCGCACCGGGGCGGGCCACAGGTGGGCCAGTATCATCGGGCCGGGCATATATGGTGGGGGAAAATGGCCCTGAATTATTTGTGCCAAGTAGCGGGGGAAATATTGTGCCGCAAATTTCAGGACGCGGCGCAAATGTGAACATTAACATCAATGTGTCTGATAATGGCCGGGGCAGCGCACCAGACAGCCTGCGTAAATCCAGCAG
- a CDS encoding gene transfer agent family protein, producing the protein MNNIANPHRGEAALNLDGEIYILRPSFENLIAAEEEIGPLFEMVEQAAAGQLKLSHLSALYWHCLCDKPVDRKIFSAKLVAGGLANATPPLKILLQQILMGR; encoded by the coding sequence ATGAACAATATTGCAAACCCCCATCGCGGAGAGGCCGCGTTAAATTTGGACGGCGAAATTTATATATTGCGGCCCAGTTTTGAAAATTTAATCGCGGCAGAGGAAGAAATTGGCCCTTTATTTGAAATGGTCGAACAAGCAGCGGCAGGACAATTAAAATTGTCGCATTTATCCGCCCTTTATTGGCATTGTTTGTGTGATAAACCGGTGGATAGAAAAATATTCTCGGCCAAATTGGTGGCTGGCGGGTTGGCCAACGCAACCCCGCCATTAAAAATATTATTACAACAAATTTTAATGGGTCGATGA
- a CDS encoding phage tail tube protein: MAAEKGSAFLLKNGDGNTPIAYQIMAGLRTTQMSVNGDSVNITHKGSNGWRELLSGAGVRSVSVSAAGIFTGSQAEQRLRQMAMSGLIDDYQLCFESGEKLSGKFLVTRLDYSGDYNGERNYTLSLESSGPVISA; encoded by the coding sequence ATGGCAGCAGAAAAGGGCAGTGCCTTTTTATTAAAAAATGGCGATGGCAACACCCCCATAGCTTATCAAATAATGGCGGGATTACGCACCACACAGATGAGCGTGAACGGCGATAGCGTCAACATTACCCATAAGGGGTCAAATGGGTGGCGCGAATTATTATCCGGCGCTGGCGTGCGTTCCGTATCGGTGTCGGCGGCGGGTATTTTTACCGGATCACAGGCGGAACAAAGATTGCGGCAAATGGCGATGTCAGGGTTGATTGATGATTATCAATTATGTTTTGAGAGCGGTGAAAAATTGTCGGGCAAATTTCTGGTCACGCGGCTTGATTATTCCGGCGATTATAATGGAGAGCGCAATTATACCCTGTCGTTGGAAAGCAGCGGTCCGGTGATAAGCGCATGA
- a CDS encoding phage major capsid protein, which translates to MKNIEIKAEATSNNHIDPLEASFDLVDKIEAQESVISQLSESVDGVKSDVESVKTRLDKVASAAARPALSNPQNGGNVEGKKSLYSSAASRSFVDGYLRSGRETELKSLSIGSGADGGFAVPREIDTMIGRMLTNISPIRAIANVVQTGSAGYRKLVTTGGTPSGWASDSAPRPMTATPNFVEIAPPTGDLYANPAASQAMLDDAAFDVENWLSGEIAAEFARAEAAAFINGTGVNQPKGFLTGPTTLENDNVRAFGTLQYIPSGAAGAFAAANPQDKIVDLIHALKPAYRQGAVFVMNSATVARIRKMKTSDGAFLWQPSMAVGQPATLLGYPVIEAEDMPDVAANSLSIAFGNFNAGYLIAERSSTSILRDPYSNKPFVHFYATKRVGGQLMNSDAIKVMKFAAS; encoded by the coding sequence ATGAAAAATATTGAAATTAAGGCAGAAGCAACATCAAATAATCACATTGATCCATTGGAGGCATCATTTGATTTGGTGGATAAAATTGAGGCGCAGGAAAGCGTCATTTCACAATTGAGCGAGAGTGTGGACGGCGTGAAATCCGATGTGGAGTCGGTGAAGACCCGTTTGGACAAGGTGGCATCGGCCGCCGCACGCCCCGCATTGTCCAATCCGCAAAATGGCGGCAATGTTGAGGGTAAAAAATCGCTTTATTCATCCGCTGCATCGCGCAGCTTTGTCGATGGATATTTACGCAGCGGACGGGAAACTGAGTTAAAGTCGCTGTCCATTGGTTCGGGCGCAGATGGCGGATTTGCCGTGCCGCGCGAAATTGACACAATGATTGGGCGCATGTTAACCAATATCTCCCCCATTCGCGCCATTGCCAATGTGGTCCAAACGGGCAGCGCGGGATATCGCAAATTGGTGACCACCGGCGGCACGCCCTCTGGCTGGGCATCGGACAGTGCGCCGCGCCCGATGACGGCAACCCCCAATTTTGTTGAAATTGCGCCGCCAACTGGCGATTTATATGCCAATCCTGCGGCCAGCCAAGCCATGTTGGACGATGCGGCATTTGATGTTGAAAATTGGTTGTCGGGTGAAATTGCTGCCGAATTTGCCCGGGCGGAGGCCGCCGCCTTTATCAACGGCACGGGCGTGAACCAGCCAAAGGGTTTTTTAACCGGCCCGACCACCTTGGAAAATGATAATGTTCGCGCATTTGGCACATTGCAATATATTCCATCGGGCGCGGCGGGTGCATTTGCCGCCGCCAACCCACAGGATAAGATTGTTGACCTTATCCACGCGTTAAAACCCGCCTATCGCCAAGGGGCGGTTTTTGTGATGAACAGCGCGACCGTGGCGCGTATCCGCAAAATGAAAACCAGTGATGGCGCATTTTTGTGGCAACCATCTATGGCAGTGGGACAGCCTGCGACTTTATTAGGGTATCCCGTGATAGAGGCGGAGGATATGCCCGATGTGGCGGCGAACAGCCTGTCCATTGCATTTGGCAATTTTAATGCGGGATATTTAATTGCAGAGCGAAGCTCGACCAGCATTTTGCGTGACCCATATAGCAATAAACCCTTTGTGCATTTTTACGCGACAAAGCGCGTGGGCGGCCAGTTGATGAATAGCGATGCGATTAAAGTAATGAAATTCGCAGCGTCATAA
- the gp17 gene encoding tail completion protein gp17 — protein MSYEYKLCGAICQLLRENAKIMAHVNAVYLARPDKATPPYINIQNSMALPWSGTEFQGQEIRMALRYIAPRSEEVGGEEIHQLLPKMIENMPRAQDGYDIINMQILRQETSRTADGKWTFDLGVMARISIHNQ, from the coding sequence ATGAGTTATGAATATAAATTATGCGGTGCGATATGCCAATTGCTGCGCGAAAATGCAAAAATTATGGCGCATGTAAATGCGGTATATCTCGCGCGGCCGGATAAGGCCACGCCGCCTTATATCAACATTCAAAACAGCATGGCATTGCCATGGTCAGGAACAGAGTTTCAGGGGCAGGAAATACGTATGGCATTGCGATATATTGCGCCGCGAAGCGAGGAGGTGGGCGGCGAAGAAATCCATCAATTATTACCAAAAATGATTGAAAATATGCCCCGCGCTCAAGACGGTTATGACATTATCAATATGCAAATTTTGCGGCAGGAAACTTCACGCACTGCGGACGGCAAATGGACATTTGATTTGGGTGTCATGGCCCGCATTTCAATCCACAATCAATAA
- a CDS encoding phage tail assembly chaperone — protein sequence MMMQSDDYFAGFIMKLHAQLIINFGWTLDQCWQATPSEIAHIFAGLSAPSSPEKYRDIIDKLTKDFPDE from the coding sequence ATGATGATGCAGTCGGATGATTATTTTGCCGGCTTTATCATGAAATTACATGCTCAGTTGATTATAAATTTTGGGTGGACGCTGGATCAATGTTGGCAGGCCACACCATCAGAAATCGCCCATATTTTTGCCGGTTTGTCGGCGCCATCATCACCCGAAAAATATCGCGACATAATTGATAAATTAACGAAAGATTTTCCAGATGAATAG
- a CDS encoding tail fiber domain-containing protein, with amino-acid sequence MMSNLFFADLIGERTNSEGLGEISLDGAIAGHRRFTDNVPAGQKFHYAISGITKVGEWEVGEGQLTQNGALNRVVIFSSSANGAKVDFTAGLKMVVLTPSATWFMQHGHDISSITGLQSALDGKQAAGSYSLSSHIHPISSISGLSAQLANCLTKDANGKYSSGTGFNITSTGKVGIGTDSPAELLEVHGTSPYIVTNSNVLNNRGGMKFKAGGVERGSVDFLALVGELKLTAGYANWGGRINFNTNGMDQMTIDANGGVYAARDNQQNLGHAGARWASIFAGSGAINTSDENAKKHIGKIPDCWIDAWGDVQWQRYRFRGGKRWHAGLIAQRVFDAFAARGLDAFSTGLCCRDEIGDVDKDGETHYRWGLRYDECFAMEAVWQRREFRRLSEKLAAIENRLAKQRLAKQRLPNQKLAKK; translated from the coding sequence ATGATGAGTAATTTATTTTTTGCTGACCTAATCGGTGAGCGCACAAATAGCGAGGGTTTGGGTGAGATTAGCTTAGATGGCGCAATTGCCGGCCATCGCCGCTTTACCGATAATGTACCGGCGGGACAAAAATTCCATTATGCCATTTCGGGCATTACAAAGGTCGGTGAATGGGAAGTGGGTGAGGGGCAATTAACCCAAAATGGCGCATTAAACCGCGTCGTCATTTTTTCATCATCCGCAAATGGGGCAAAGGTGGATTTTACCGCCGGATTAAAAATGGTTGTTTTAACCCCATCGGCCACATGGTTTATGCAGCATGGCCATGACATATCCTCCATCACCGGATTACAAAGCGCGTTGGACGGTAAACAGGCGGCGGGCAGCTATAGCTTATCAAGCCATATTCACCCCATATCCTCCATCAGCGGATTATCAGCGCAGCTGGCCAATTGCCTGACCAAAGATGCCAACGGAAAATATAGCAGCGGCACAGGTTTTAACATTACATCCACGGGTAAAGTGGGCATAGGCACGGATAGCCCCGCCGAATTATTGGAGGTGCATGGCACATCCCCCTATATCGTCACCAACAGCAATGTTTTAAACAATCGCGGCGGGATGAAATTTAAGGCGGGCGGGGTCGAACGTGGCAGTGTGGATTTCCTTGCCCTGGTTGGGGAATTAAAATTAACCGCTGGCTATGCCAATTGGGGCGGGCGGATAAATTTTAACACCAATGGCATGGATCAAATGACCATAGATGCCAATGGCGGGGTATATGCCGCGCGGGATAATCAACAAAATTTGGGCCATGCCGGGGCCAGATGGGCCAGCATTTTTGCAGGCAGCGGCGCGATAAACACATCGGATGAAAATGCCAAAAAACATATTGGCAAAATTCCCGATTGCTGGATTGACGCATGGGGTGATGTTCAATGGCAAAGATATCGTTTTCGCGGCGGGAAAAGATGGCATGCAGGCTTAATCGCACAGCGCGTTTTTGACGCATTTGCCGCACGTGGGTTGGACGCATTTTCCACGGGCCTTTGCTGCCGTGATGAAATTGGCGATGTGGATAAGGATGGCGAGACGCACTATCGTTGGGGGCTTCGCTATGACGAATGTTTCGCGATGGAGGCTGTATGGCAAAGACGCGAATTTAGGCGATTATCGGAAAAATTGGCGGCGATAGAAAATAGGCTGGCAAAACAAAGGCTGGCAAAACAAAGGCTACCAAATCAAAAACTGGCAAAAAAATGA